A window of Zingiber officinale cultivar Zhangliang chromosome 5A, Zo_v1.1, whole genome shotgun sequence contains these coding sequences:
- the LOC121983028 gene encoding uncharacterized protein At1g08160-like, whose protein sequence is MAGPATARPSSRPSVLRCLVVAVLLIVVLLGLAVLVFWLAVRPKPLEFTVDGARVRGFNVSGHALDAAFDLTLSAHNRNRRVSVYYDSLEVSVWLDEQSVAAAEAAPFHQPRRNVTTLVVAPAARGAPLLAAVEKSLKRERSGGWLGLEVRVRARIRLKVGAIKTRHYVLWAYCPSVIVRFAASAPAQEFNKVYCDVDI, encoded by the coding sequence ATGGCCGGTCCGGCAACCGCGCGGCCGTCGTCGCGGCCCAGCGTCCTCCGTTGCTTGGTCGTCGCCGTCCTCTTAATCGTCGTCCTCCTCGGCCTCGCCGTCCTCGTCTTCTGGCTCGCCGTCCGACCCAAGCCCCTGGAGTTCACCGTCGACGGCGCCCGCGTGCGCGGCTTCAACGTCTCCGGCCACGCGCTCGACGCCGCCTTCGACCTCACCCTGAGCGCCCACAACCGCAACCGCCGCGTGTCGGTGTACTACGACTCCCTGGAGGTGTCCGTGTGGCTCGACGAGCAGTCGGTggcggcggcggaggcggcgCCGTTCCACCAGCCGCGTCGGAACGTGACGACGCTGGTGGTGGCCCCCGCTGCCCGCGGCGCGCCCCTGCTCGCGGCTGTGGAGAAGAGCCTGAAGCGGGAGCGGTCCGGCGGCTGGCTGGGGCTCGAGGTGCGAGTGCGCGCCCGGATCAGGCTCAAGGTGGGCGCCATCAAGACGCGCCACTACGTCCTCTGGGCCTACTGCCCGTCGGTGATCGTGCGGTTCGCCGCATCGGCGCCGGCGCAGGAATTCAACAAGGTTTACTGCGACGTCGATATCTGA